The following nucleotide sequence is from Aptenodytes patagonicus chromosome 6, bAptPat1.pri.cur, whole genome shotgun sequence.
TCACCTGTATTAGGCATGGTACTTCATTTACAAACTGCAATGCTACACTGAGGCTATTCAGATTCTCAGGTACATACACACCATGCACTTTGACAAAACTGCTAAGTCTGAGGGTATTTGCTTTCTTTATCAAATTGAGTAATAAACATACAACAAACACCACACCAAATACCACAAGATACagtccccccctcctccccaactCACTCATGAAACAAGGTTGTCCTTGGCCTGAATTCCATGGTCCCTCCCTTGGGCCCAGACTCAGGGTACGAAATGCCTCAGAAACTATCGTTGCACCAGTTTCCAAACTGCCATGAACCAAAGGTTTCCAAAGACCCTCCATGGCAGCGTACAGCTTAGAAAACCTGGCAGCAGGGCTACAAGGAGTTTAAGAAGAATTTCTTCTCTCACAGCAGGACTGAAGACTGGAAAGCCACTAATGGGACATATGCTGGCCAAATattccaccccccctgccccaagcaaGCCTTTaacacatgccaaaaaaaaaagaggctccCTGCACAGTCACTGTACAGCAACCACATATGACTAAGAGTAAACAAAGAGGAGTAACTCCTAACACAATCTGTTTGCCTAGACCAGATCATTGCATCACTTCAATTTAACACGATTTTAAAACTCCAGCTTAAATCAGCTGGAGTTAACAATAAACTATCATGTCAACTATCATGTGGAGGTAAGGCTCTTACcgggaaaatattttcagggaaaaagaaagaaatataaccACCATTGCCCATAAATGCCACTAATGgacttttcctcatttcttcttgCAACTTCAGTCACCTGTTTGTGTAACACATTATTAAGTAGCAGCAATTCTGAATTATTAAAGCGTCACAGAGTAAGCATGAAATACTTCAGGAACTGTTtcataattctttaaaaatgcaaaattttgtttctttacagtTAAGAACCTGTTGTTCTGCTGTCTATTTTCTATTACAATTCCGTGTACTACTCCATCTGTGAAGTATTTGTGATGTAGCAGGTGAATGCTCCGAATATATATCCCCATCCACATCCTTTATAGTGTGCCGTACACTTACATGACTTtgttataaaaagaaagaaggttgGGAAACGGAATGGTTTACCTGCTATAGCACAGTACATTCTTTTCAAGACACTGCTACTGTGTGAAATAACTTAAGATCTCACCTAGCAAACATTAACCTTTAGAAAGTGTTTTACTTGCAAGGTAATATAACGTCACTTACCTGAACAGTTGTTTATTTGATAACAATGAAGTGATCTGTGCAAAAAGACTCACTTACGTACATTTTCAAGACGTGAGCGTCACATGTTGTGGGGAAGTACAGAAGTGTAACTGTAGTGGCTccagaatgcaaaataaaataatctgcaAGTGATTTTTTCCTGGGCACGTGTATATCAAACATCTGTACATCAAGCCACGCCCTTCTCCTACAGAAataagggggaggggggggggagattcCTTACCTGCGTGGCCTAGTTCTGGGAGACATCATCTCATTTCCAAGGATATGGTATCGCCTGGCTTCATGCAGCAGCTGATAGCACTCTGGGGAATTCTGAATCAGCTGGTCCACTTCCACAGTCTGAACAAAGTAGTTTGGGTGTAACAACGGGAGCCTGACATGCGTCAGAAGTTCATGTAACACTGGTCTTCGCAACTCAACTGCCCGGTACACCCAGCGCATGACAGCTTCAAACACCATCTCTTCCTTACTGATCACTAGCTCATCACTGCAAATGTAATCAATAAGCTCATCCTTCCCCAGTTCGAGGAATTCTTCATGCTGGGACACATCCTCAAATGTCTGCAGAGCAAAATTCCTGCACTTGGTGAACAGTGTCTTGAGCGAGTGTGTATCTGCAAAGCGCTGGATTCCCAGGCAATTGCAAGGATCCAGCTGTTCTTCCAGGAACTTGGCACAGGCGTCACGCAAAACACTAATCTGAAAGAGACTTGATGTTTCAAAGAGATACTGCACATTCTCTGTAGTGATTTTCACCTTGCCAGTGTATACATACTGTAAAAAGCAATCCATAGCTTCAGCAAAAATGCCATTGATCTCCACTAacatctctctgctttctctaTGATCATTGCAAAACATAGCTCTGAAGTAGCTGCTGCAGGCTGATAGAACCGCTCGATGGCAGGGAAACTCCCTTCCTTCCACACAGATAATAACATCTGTGAACAACCGGCTGTCTCGAAATTCATTGAAGATCTGGAGAATGCTTTCAGCATGGGATGATCCCGAGGAGAAGTCAAAAAACTCAGGGCCTGACAACGATTTTGGGTCCATTTCAAAAACTTTCCGCTTGGTTGCAGGGGAATCTCGTATCCCACTATCCTCTCTATTCAGTCTGCGTCCCAATATTAGTACCATTGTTACATCAGTTGGCTATAGAGTCATTGAGAAAAGTCTGCAGAGTTTCTCCTTCGCAGTGCTACggtctgaaaaattaaaacacttcAGTATTCAGTCTGGTATATTcttaattttattacattataCTTGTTTCGTTACTCTAAGAATTGGCACAATTTTTGACCTTTACTAGAGGTGACACAGTGTTACAGGGCAAAGTACCGTGCACCTTGCGCAGGGCAATGCAGCATTATCTGCTACACgttaaatacaaaatacacccATAGAACAAGTGTCATGGATGGCAAGTTCTGAATGTCCCAGCACCACTGGCATTGCATTAGTGTTCACGATAAAAAAACCTGAGATCTTGGCTCCAGCAAGTCACCTGACAGAAGCCAAAGATTTCCTGGATAAAGACCCAGAGCTTaggcttttctcatttttcagtgtAATCCTCATTTCAGCTGGAACCTCCAAGTACTACTATAACAGCACTAAtcgaaaagggaagaaaaagacagaccaaaattttcaaaataaaaattcagttgaGAAATCAGtccattttcattataaaatctATCATAATGTAATCTTAAGTCTTATAATACTAGTGTTTAATAACATTCAGTTATCTCAATGAATAACCTTGACCATAAGTTTTTACCTGTTCGTTCCTAGCATCTAAAAATTAGTTCACTGATAATCTAagattcaattaaaaattaatgtaaactGCTAgcacacaaaacagaaagaaagaattacattTGTTCGTgtaaaactactgaaaataagAACCAAGGGCAGCTTTACTGAGGACAGGGAGATTTTCTATTTTCCAAAGtactactagaaaaaaaaattattagcaaaacTTTGTGCTCAAACACTTCCCAGTTTCAAATACATAGTGTACAACGTTCCCTCcaacatgcaaacacacactcACATCATCAGAGC
It contains:
- the KLHL24 gene encoding kelch-like protein 24; the protein is MVLILGRRLNREDSGIRDSPATKRKVFEMDPKSLSGPEFFDFSSGSSHAESILQIFNEFRDSRLFTDVIICVEGREFPCHRAVLSACSSYFRAMFCNDHRESREMLVEINGIFAEAMDCFLQYVYTGKVKITTENVQYLFETSSLFQISVLRDACAKFLEEQLDPCNCLGIQRFADTHSLKTLFTKCRNFALQTFEDVSQHEEFLELGKDELIDYICSDELVISKEEMVFEAVMRWVYRAVELRRPVLHELLTHVRLPLLHPNYFVQTVEVDQLIQNSPECYQLLHEARRYHILGNEMMSPRTRPRRSTGYSEVIVVVGGCERVGGFNLPYTECYDPVTGEWKSLAKLPEFTKSEYAVCALRNDILVSGGRINSRDVWIYNSQLNIWIRVASLNKGRWRHKMAVLLGKVYVVGGYDGQNRLSSVECYDSFSNRWTEVAPLKEAVSSPAVTSCVGKLFVIGGGPDDNTCSDKVQSYDPDTNSWLLRATIPIAKRCITAVSLNNLIYVAGGLTKAIYCYDPAEDYWMHVQNTFSRQENCGMSVCNGKIYILGGRRENGEATDTILCYDPATGIITGVAAMPRPVSYHGCVTIHRYNEKGFKL